The following nucleotide sequence is from Pochonia chlamydosporia 170 chromosome 4, whole genome shotgun sequence.
CAATGGGAATTCTAATCGTGTTCAAGCCAACATCATGAACGGACTGGACAGTATCAGGGTTAATCCAATCACGCCAATGGTTCTCGAACTTCTGATTGCCCGCTTCTCGGTTGCCTCCCGCATAGTGGTCTCGCATGCAATCAAACTCCGAAGCCGAGTCACCGCAGCCCATCACATTCCCCCATTCatttggcatcatccagGGCTCGCAGATGAGCCAACCTGATTCTGCGTAAGAGGAGATAGATTATCCAAAGGGCAGCAATAACGTACCGCCAAAGTTAACTCCGCGTATTTTCGTGACGCCATTTGGTAAAGAAGGCTTGAATCGCTTACCAAGCTTCTCGAAGCGAGCCGTCTGATTGAAGGCTTCAAGATCACGTTCGTGGGGAAGCCAAGCCGAAACGGCATTTGTGAGGAATAAGAGCACAAGAGCAGAGAGATGCATTACGAATACACACACAGAATCAATTGTTGGATACAGTAGATGATTGCTCCCTTGCGGAAGCTGAGAAAGGCAATCAAGCGTGATGGTGTGCTTAGGGCATTTTATAGTTATGTCACGAAATCGCCAACCTGGTGCAGACAATTCCTATCCAGGCAAGTCAATCTCACAGCCATTGCAAGTTGGCATGTCCAATAGTGCTAATAGGCTACATTCGAAAATCATTAACAACTTTTTTAGATCGTCAATGCCAATCAGCCTATTCTTCTTTTCGGCCCTTACTTAACGGTGCAACTAGGGGAGTGTCGGGCAACCACTTCTCGCAGTTTAAGTTGCCATGCTGTAAGGCGGCGGTCCGAGTTTACGAGAGCAAGCAACAAGCACTTAGTCGATCATGACTTTGTTTGGCTTAGTGCTCAACCATCTTGTTGCTGGCAAAATCATGGGAGTCTCTTAGCTTGGCGCTTGTGCTGTATTTGTCGAACGGCCCGAGCATGAAACACAGCTTGTAACAGAACTAGACGGAACATTATTATCCCCCAACCACTTGCACATTGAGCTTTTTCTTGCTTAGCCCAGGCGTCTTAGATCGATGATCTCATTTTAAGACCGCAAACTTAATACCAACACTAGTCCCTTCAGTGTTGTCGCCAACTACGCGCGTGAGAGACAGTAACATGCGCTTATGACATCCCTAACTTGTCTCCTTTGAACCACACCAATTAGTTGGAATAAGAGTACTGGAAGAGTACTAGAGTACTAGTAATATGATATTGCAATGTTACTTGAGAAATGTGCATCACATTTACGTCGTTGGGTTTGACCGACAGACTATTTACGAGCATATTGCTCCGACGAAGCTTTGCGAACTGGACATTCCGAAAACCAAATACCAATATTACACTTTGCCATCGAATCCATGATCTTATCATGTATATAAAGTAACACTCACTACGGAAATAACTGACTGCTGATGGGGAATTGCCAAGGCCAGGGTCAGTTAAACGATATTCCCATGTCCTGCGGTTGCGGCTGCTCACACTCAAGAGTGCTGCAAAGCAGACGCTAATCAGCTTGCGTTGTGCCCACATGCCCATCCATCTTGGCCTCTGTTCGGGTCTCTGTCTTCTACTCCATATTTTCTGGGTAGAAACCAAACTCCACTGTACCACACAATGTCCCTCCACTTGGGATTCCGAGGTTTCCGCGGAATCCGCGCTTGAAATATTCAAGGTTGAGGTAGCTAGCCTCGTCACGTTGCTTTGAACTTCAGAACCCGTATTCCTGCTGAGTGGGTTTCTCGCTCAGTAGGTGGTTCAACGCATTATGATGCGACAAAACAGTGTAATTCCTCGCGCGGTAAGACTGCCCCAGCAAGGCCGAACTTTTCAGGGTGTGTGACTGATCAACTGGACGATTTGGGTCACAGTGCAAAAACTGCCGTACTCGGAAGGTCTGTGAACACCAAGGGTATATCGTTTTGGCCAGCAAAGGTATTGACAGCTGTTGTCACATTTCAGATAAGATGTAACCGGCAAAACCCATGTTCAAATTGTGTGACATCTAACCTTGAGTGTCTCTCTACGGGTCCTAAGCTTCCTGCGAAAGAGTCTGGCGTGTCACTCTGTGTTGCTGACCAGTATGTACCCATTCAATCCATCCCTTCAAAACCAAGTACCATAATAACAATGTAGTGATGATACAGCAACGATCACATTGCCGTGATCAATGGTCGTCTTGAGAGACTGGAAAAGGCCCTCGAGTCTAGCTTGCCCAATCATTGCAATAGAAGGCAAGAAAGGGCTCAAGATGACGAGTCTTCCCCCGTGGACGTGAGAGGCCTATCTCAGACAGAATGGTTCACGTGCCAAGCAGAGTCACTGCGCGGGGAGTCGTCTTTTGAAGGGCAAGCTGACATGGCTAGTCGTATATCACAGCTACCATCAACTGAATCGACTGGGCCATCCCaaattgttgatgaagttAGATCCTTGCGCGCAATAATTCGTAATAAGCAAACTGGTGATGCACAACCGCAGAAGGCACTGTCAGGCGTGGCGGACAATTATTCGCGGCAACTACCCGTGAGAGTTGTGATCAAACTTTTGGAGGTTTTGAAGAGTACGACAACCTGGTAAACTTACGTCCGGTGGCTCATAAACTGATATACTTTCGGCCAACAGGTCCCTTTCGCTTACTCTTTTTCATGCATCCGATAGAGGGGCCACAGTATCTCGAGAGTTTAGCACAACGAATTTACTTTCCCGTTGCGCCAATATCTATAGGGGAGTTGACTGTGTTTTATGGCCTACTCTATAATCACATCAGGGAGGTCATAGAGGTGGACAAGGTATCGGACATGTCACTACCGGAACTAAGACGATATCAGGATGTTTGCTTTGAAGCATTCCAGGCCGGAGTGCAAAGCTCCGAGTTATATGCCGTGCCCACCCATGCTAACACGCTGGCCCTGACCATTGCAGTAAGTAAAAATAGCTGCAACTAGCTCTTGAGATGCTTGCATACTAATGACTAATATCAATGTATAGATATTGGATGCCCAGTTCACGGGAAACCTGGCATTGCAGTGGAACCTGACATCTGCAGCGGCAAGGCATTGTATTACACTAGCCTATCATCGAGAAGCAACTGTGCAAAAGATGTCTGCCGAGATGGCCAAGCAGTGCCGTCGTTTATTCTGGCATGTATACGTTTCAAGCCAGAGCATGGTGCTGCCTTTAGGTAAAGCTCCGATGATTCATGATTACGATGTTGACCTGAATCCAATGGTTGCAACATCAGATTCAGCGTCAGCAGCGTGGACCGCAGCTTTTGACTTGATGCGTGCGTTCTTCAGCCTGCAGGCTAGTGTTTACCAAAGATTGTATTCCCCTTGGGCCACAAATCTTTGCTCGGAATCAAGAGTGCGTACAGTCCAGGAGCTGTCAGCCGATCTTGAGCAATGGTTTGGTAGATGGCTTTCTGTTGATCACTCCCGAGCTCATCATTCTGAACTCTTTCATGTGCTCTTCATTCCTGTGCATGTGGCGTACTACTCGTTGTTGGCACTTATCCATAGAGCGGCCACATCCTCGAGTTCGATTGAAGAGGTCTCAAGTGAGTGTTTTACATTTGCAAGAAAAGGGTTACAAACACACCTATCACTGTATCCTCAAGTAGCAGCCATAGGAACAGGCGCGGTACAATTGTACGCAATTTGGTATGTTCTACTTAAATGCGTGCATAATGCAATTCACATGCTCAACATATACTAGGGTCTTCGTTCGGTCGTCCTTTACGCCATATATAGTCACCTTTGTGCATTGCATCTCTCAAACCGATAAGAATGATCTCGATACACTACGGGAAGTTTTGGGAACCCTGGATGAAATCGCAACTGTCGCCAACCACTGTCAAAGGCAAGTTGAAGTTTGCAAAGCTCTATATAGAACAGCACATGCTTTCATCCACTCCAACCAAAATGCAGCTCAGCAGGCTCAGGCGCACCATGAAAGAACAATTAACTTGCCACTGCAACATTATGACACGGATCTATTCGACTGGGATCTACTTCAGTCAGACATAGACAGTTGGGTAGCAGACGGTATGAACAGGTCTGCTGTTACCCTGGGTATTCAGTTAGATGGATCCACGCAGTAGTAAAGAAATTGACCGCTGTATTACTGGCCATTGTCAAGTCATATAGCTATCCGCGGCAAAGTCCCATTAGTGTAGTAATGCAGTATAACTTGTTCATTGCTCGGAGTCAACGACAGAATATGGCGCAGCCGCGCCATGTGCGTTGCCAATGCGGACTTTGTAGCTGCACGCGGAATTTCTCACAACGCTTCCTTGGCTACAAACTGTTCTTCGGGTTTGCCAAGTGCCCTTGGAAGTCGAGGGACAGGCTCGGAACATtcttccaacaacacaatgcACTACCGTGGATTCCGTTCCATCGGGAAACAGTGGAGCTTTGAGACGAAGACTGACGACCACATCTGCAAGCTTACTGAACCTCGCGCGAATACAAGTGGCCGAATGGCTAATTCTATTATAAATTACTTCTCATCAGAGGATTTGAGAGGGAGCCCCATGATTTGGGTCCGTGTATAACCCCGCAAGTCATGACATGGTCAAATTGATCTGAGCAAATCAGCTCATAGCTGGCAAATCCAGACAATTTGTGTAACAGTTATCGTGTCTCCAATAGCTCCAAGAGAATTACGGTGCGGAGTACAACCGTGCACTGGAGAAGGAATATTACTCCACCATGGCAAAAGCATATAAAGAAGGGCGTGTTGCAAGTCCATCAATCTCGTTGGCACATCATCGTGCGGGCAACGCGTAGATGAGCAGAAAGGCCACACGTCTTTTCCACAAAAACAGTAAAGGATGTCTTTTTCACCTGCCTTACTGGAAGGCAAAGTTGGCCTCGTAACTGGTGCGGGCTCCCCTTATGGCATCGGTCGTTCTCTTGTCACTGCACTTGCCAGCGCAGGCGCCCGAGCCGTATATGCAACGGATCTTACTTTGGTCAACATACCATCACTGAAGAAGGAAGTTGATGAAAGCGGTGCCACTTGTACTGTGCACGGAGCTGTACTAGATGTCACTTCGGAAGAACAAACAATTAAAGTAATCAAGGACATATTAGAAGAGTATGGCCGGtttgacttcttctttgccaacgcTGGAGTTGGATTCTACAAGTATAAACACCAACCTACAAAATAACAAAGAAACGGTCGCTAACTATGTTACAGGACGCTAGAGGATACAGATACAGCGTACTATGACAGAACAATCAGCATCCTGCAACGGTCCTTCTTTCTGGCGATCAAATATGGAGGGCATGCCATGTGTACACTCTCGGACGATAAGCCGAACCCAGGGGGTaccatcatcgccaccagCTCAATGGCCGGTGTAACAGGGGCCGTTTCTGATCTATCTTACTGTAAGATTTGAGAATTGACCGAAATATGAACTGCAACTAATGGCACCTAGCAACCGCAAAGGCGGCTGTTAGCAATATGGTGAAGTCAGCGTCTGTCCAGCTGTCTGCTAGCAATATCAGAGTAAATGCAATTGCTCCCGGATTTATCCGCACAAGTATTGCGAGTACGACAGCTTGGATCGCAGGTGGCCAGAACGAAGATGATGTCACGACAGATGGGGCAGCAGCGGTTGGGCCATTCGATGCGATGATGCGCGCCACTCGAAACGCCAATCCCTTGAAGTACTACTACAATAGAGTTCCTGAGCCAATCGAGATTGCCAATATTGGCGTCTTCCTGGCATCTGACCTATCTGCATCAGTGAATGGGCAAAACATCGTGGCTGACAGTGGCAAGACAGTGGCGGGTCTTGGGGAGGGCGTCATCGGCCCAATTGAGCAGATGACACCAATGAAATAAAAGCCTAGTTGAACTAATAAGGAAATAAATGCAGGGTACCGCTCTATCCATAGGCTGggatgacatggacatgctGCCAGGCACATGGCTTCTTGTCATCAAAGGCGAAAATGAGATGAGTCTTTCTGGTACCGCAACAGTTTAATCAAGTGTGAATTCAATTGCAAACCCTCGTGTGGTCGAAGATATTTCTTGTGGCAGTGTTTTAGCACGGTAGGGCGAAAGTATCATCGTGCACGGCACACGGTAGTGTCTTTCAGTagttctttcttttttccaACAAGCATTGAAGCTTTTACCGCCGACGTCGACGTTTGTAAGCAAGCCCTATTAACCCACAGGTAGTTTTGTGAGTGAATCCTCCCTTGTGACACGTCCGGATTTGCTAGACTTCCTCACGGATAGGGAAACAGCTCAATCGACGCTATTCCTCGTCAGACGACTCATAACTGGTGTATCAGTAGTTGCCAACCGTATTGAGAAAGCAATTCTCCCTTTGAGATATCTTTATAGAGTTGGTAGAAACCCGTATGTCAACCAGAGCCGCCGAAGTCACCAGCTTCCTAGGATCAACCAAGAATCCGAGTACTCCCGTACCTGTGAGGATATTAGTGGAATCAAAGGTCCAGagtgttgccattgttgatTGTGCACTTGTGCCATCGGACAAACCACTTACAGAGTCTCTCTGTCCAGCAACTAGATGTTAAAAACCCGTATGCTGAAGTTGATCACGAGTTTTCAGCCCTACACAAGTCTTACCTGGTGCGGCCATATGCAAAAGTTGTAATCGACATGGAGACTGAAAAATGAATTATAACAAGCTGGTCCTATAGTTTGGATTAGATACTCCGTTGAATTACATTCCGGTTGAAATACTTGTGCTCAGCTATCTTCGAAGCCTCAACACCCAAAACCACTCGGCCTAGTTTCCATGCTCAAGCCGAGCCTTCACAGAAACAGGAACACGTCGACATAGTCCGAAGTAATACCACCCAGCCCAAAAAGGCATCTGGAGTAGGGGAATGCTGTCTagttggttgttgtggttCCTTTGATATCAATCCCACTGAGTTATATTGGGCACTACTGGCTATAGGCTGGGGGAAAAAGATTACCGATAGTATCTCTCTGATTGCCTTCCAGAATGACGTGCTCAAATGCAGGGCTGGGTGCATTATGGAAGGTTGTCGATGGCTTAATCACCCGGGTGTGACGAATTCCGGCGTTAGCTCCTAAGACGGAAAGTCAACTGCTGTGTGGAGTGGTGACGGGCGTAACCGATATAGGACGGTGAAGCAATCATTTCTTATTAGATAAGGATAGATAGGAGCTTGCAAGGTGAAGGTCATCAGTGGATAGTTCGCTGATTCTCTGCTTGCATTCATGTCCCTCCGTTAATCCTAGCCTAGGTGTGTGATTCCTGAAGCCGTGACCTGGGTCCCGTACGCCTGTGATGGCTTCCTGTTGGGCGGCACCGGGAGATCTGGAAATAAAAATAGAATTCCGCGTACGACAACAGTGAATTGTTCATATATTTATTATGACGGTGCTCCCTTCGCATGGCGGATGGACCGTGGTTCTAGACCGTGACTCGCGCAGGGCACAACTGTGCTCTTTACAGGAAATCAAAGTCTTCTCAGGCGCTTAACATCTGCCATGACTTTTGACATGAGGAAGTTGGCAAGCACCAAGAAATTGGTGCGTGCACAATGCGTGGCAACTCCGGAACTCATGAGGAACCCATGCGGTGTTGATGACATTTATTTATGGCCCAGCTAACCGatcttcctttttttttcgggCGCCTATTCAAGTAACAGAAGAAAATCCAGGGACGATTTATTTATCAGAAACTGACTTCAAAGGCCGGGCTTAACAGATTACTTCTCGGCTGTTTCGTCTGTCGCAATTGACCAAGCGAATGGCGGAACCAGCTTGAGGTTGGGAGTTTAGAAGGTGCAGACGGGCATCTAGATTCTAGACCCCATAGGCACGCACCATACGCACTGATCATGACTTGTGACCGACAAGGTCATCTATCGTCATGCTCTGGCTGAATCTGGCAGGTGGCTTGCCTGCATAAGTCTTCCTTCATCTACATTCCACAACGTTGAAAGCTAAGGACATGCTGATCATTCAATCTCCGACTGCCCAGAGCCAGTACGAGTCGGGCATTCAAGCTGGGTCACAACAGCGGTGGAGAATGAAGCAAGTGTGACAATTTGAAGCTTAATTGTAACCTTGCAATCAGTCTAGCCCTGTCAGGCTGAGACCTCGTGGGGTAACTGCGCAAGTTCCCTGCCAGTTGCATGACATTCTTCATGGAATGACTGATGACGGTAGTCAAAATTatccccatcctccccatcctcccctTCTTCGCCTATGTGCATACTGACAAATAGGCAGGAACTTAGTCTTAGAGGTTAACTTCAAGTAACTATGCAGGCTGTCTACATTGGTACAGGTAGCGTGTGGCCTCTTCTTATTAGTCGGCATGATATGGCTGGGATAGAATACTTTGGTCGTGTGGTAACCTGAGAGAGCCTTGGGCTAGCTTTATCGTAGCGGGCGGGAAGGGTCGCACACTTTGGCCGTATTGCAACAAAGTCCTTTTTCCAGTCAGCCGCCTACCAATTTTGGCAGGTCCCTTTCATCTAAATACTCCAAAACATATCAAGTTTCGGTTCAACAACGACCAGCGCCGAATTCCGCTATGCGGTGTCCCTCAGTTTGTGGGGAGCCCTGCAACAATGCATGGGCTTGGACTGCCAAGCAAGAGCTAGGCATTTGCCCCAACATGTATGCCGACAGGCATGCCAGATAGGGAAAGTCAGCGTGGCCCAAGTGATCTGAAGTGCTCATGACTAGAATAAACACGTAGACGTTGTTCACAGAACATGGGTATGCTTGATGCAGCAACTCCCTGACAACATCCTAAATGTCCTGTCACCACCTACCAATGGCC
It contains:
- a CDS encoding naphthalene 1,2-dioxygenase subunit alpha (similar to Metarhizium robertsii ARSEF 23 XP_011411779.1) → MASRISQLPSTESTGPSQIVDEVRSLRAIIRNKQTGDAQPQKALSGVADNYSRQLPVRVVIKLLEVLKSPFRLLFFMHPIEGPQYLESLAQRIYFPVAPISIGELTVFYGLLYNHIREVIEVDKVSDMSLPELRRYQDVCFEAFQAGVQSSELYAVPTHANTLALTIAILDAQFTGNLALQWNLTSAAARHCITLAYHREATVQKMSAEMAKQCRRLFWHVYVSSQSMVLPLGKAPMIHDYDVDLNPMVATSDSASAAWTAAFDLMRAFFSLQASVYQRLYSPWATNLCSESRVRTVQELSADLEQWFGRWLSVDHSRAHHSELFHVLFIPVHVAYYSLLALIHRAATSSSSIEEVSSECFTFARKGLQTHLSLYPQVAAIGTGAVQLYAIWVFVRSSFTPYIVTFVHCISQTDKNDLDTLREVLGTLDEIATVANHCQRQVEVCKALYRTAHAFIHSNQNAAQQAQAHHERTINLPLQHYDTDLFDWDLLQSDIDSWVADGMNRSAVTLGIQLDGSTQ